One part of the Symphalangus syndactylus isolate Jambi chromosome 1, NHGRI_mSymSyn1-v2.1_pri, whole genome shotgun sequence genome encodes these proteins:
- the PMAIP1 gene encoding phorbol-12-myristate-13-acetate-induced protein 1 isoform X2, whose amino-acid sequence MPGKKARRNAQPSPAPAPAGTDPLGPAKTQAGRELEVECANQLRRFGDKLNFRQKLLNLISKLFCSGT is encoded by the exons ATGCCTGGGAAGAAAGCGCGCAGGAACGCTCAACCGAGCCCCGCGCCGGCTCCAGCAGGTACCGACCCGCTGGGGCCAGCGAAGACCCAGGCCGGGCGAG AGCTGGAGGTTGAGTGTGCTAATCAACTCAGGAGATTTGGAGACAAACTGAACTTCCGGCAGAAACTTCTGAATCTGATATCCAAACTCTTCTGCTCAGGAACCTGA
- the PMAIP1 gene encoding phorbol-12-myristate-13-acetate-induced protein 1 isoform X3, producing MPGKKARRNAQPSPAPAPAELEVECANQLRRFGDKLNFRQKLLNLISKLFCSGT from the exons ATGCCTGGGAAGAAAGCGCGCAGGAACGCTCAACCGAGCCCCGCGCCGGCTCCAGCAG AGCTGGAGGTTGAGTGTGCTAATCAACTCAGGAGATTTGGAGACAAACTGAACTTCCGGCAGAAACTTCTGAATCTGATATCCAAACTCTTCTGCTCAGGAACCTGA
- the PMAIP1 gene encoding phorbol-12-myristate-13-acetate-induced protein 1 isoform X1 yields the protein MPGKKARRNAQPSPAPAPAGTDPLGTAGTARNQAGFGIGMQLRFTRGKKLLSSSLSSSPLALPRGHEEQVQV from the exons ATGCCTGGGAAGAAAGCGCGCAGGAACGCTCAACCGAGCCCCGCGCCGGCTCCAGCAGGTACCGACCCGCTGGG GACGGCGGGGACGGCGAGGAACCAAGCCGGATTTGGGATTGGGATGCAGCTGCGTTTCACCAGGGGCAAAaagctcctctcctcctctctttcctcctcgCCACTTGCCCTTCCCCGGGGCCACGAGGAACAAGTGCAAGTGTAG